Proteins from one Parasteatoda tepidariorum isolate YZ-2023 chromosome 4, CAS_Ptep_4.0, whole genome shotgun sequence genomic window:
- the LOC139425329 gene encoding uncharacterized protein has product MPLRRRRAQYHQLTTEERDRIIELHEFGLSLRAIATRVGHNVSTIQRCVTRWIQEGLHARRRGSGAHRCTSEGTDRRIRQLTIRDPFSTARAIRSRLLSGAGGSVSTQTIRNRLHEVQLRARVPLTALHRARRLAWCHRHRTWTIQWHRVLFTDKSRFCLWRNDGYGGDPENATNQPITPSVTTVQHWASWFGVA; this is encoded by the coding sequence ATGCCTCTGAGACGTCGGCGAGCTCAATACCATCAGTTAACGACCGAGGAACGTGACCGTATTATCGAACTCCATGAATTTGGTTTGTCGCTGCGCGCAATAGCAACTCGTGTTGGGCACAACGTGAGTACCATCCAACGTTGTGTCACACGATGGATTCAGGAAGGTCTACATGCACGCCGAAGAGGAAGTGGTGCGCACAGGTGCACGTCAGAGGGCACAGACCGGCGTATTCGCCAGTTGACTATTCGAGACCCTTTCTCCACGGCACGTGCCATCCGAAGCCGGTTGCTTTCAGGAGCAGGTGGATCTGTGTCCACCCAAACCATACGCAACAGATTGCATGAAGTACAGTTACGTGCACGGGTACCGTTGACCGCTTTACACAGGGCTAGACGCCTGGCGTGGTGTCATCGTCATCGTACCTGGACCATCCAATGGCATCGGGTATTGTTCACGGATAAATCTCGTTTCTGTCTGTGGAGAAATGACGGGTATGGCGGCGACCCGGAGAACGCTACGAACCAGCCCATTACGCCGAGCGTCACAACGGTTCAACACTGGGCATCATGGTTTGGGGTGGCATAA